In Macrobrachium rosenbergii isolate ZJJX-2024 chromosome 16, ASM4041242v1, whole genome shotgun sequence, a single genomic region encodes these proteins:
- the LOC136847123 gene encoding uncharacterized protein isoform X1, producing MAGVRNLLVLCLFAVLLFSDVVDCKRARSRRKGSRRSSRAEVSPEPEVLRPTRSRRTRYPSSRRVSEDCVIKYDSVVNGHIHSLIVGPADQEFLYPAMEANGRILRIPAGKEIVAACPGKGNGLLLNGQTSSTVTCQKGKLYFGNSVIKWSDLGCESKPRPSVERVLASCGKASSSSSSLPLRGTSYSVEWPIAGDLAVPQISICFNEDTETALYTHHKIHGRYIAAKTVDPDRPGFKKEKMFSVRIENVYGKDIQKSLFLELLEDRSHLTAKNEHYLARGHLAPDSDFVLEPEQDATYFYANVVPQWQAINNGNWKSLENSVRELAENRGRTLEVWTGIYDILHLPSASGESVELFLGLSEKQRLVPVPALMWKVVHDPASKTAIAIVAVNDVKGLGTGSNPSIDLHEPPCTDLCSEVAWVDWDTSDLSSGLTFCCSVPEIRKKIPVVPNLGSVGILYS from the exons ATGGCGGGAGTCCGGAATCTCCTCGTCTTGTGTCTATTCGCAGTTCTGTTGTTCAGCGACGTCGTCGATTGCAAGA GGGCTCGGTCACGCAGGAAAGGATCTCGCCGTTCCTCTAGGGCCGAAGTTTCCCCTGAGCCTGAAGTCCTGCGCCCGACCAGATCGCGACGGACCAGGTATCCTTCGTCAAGGAGAG TTTCAGAGGATTGCGTCATCAAGTACGACTCCGTAGTCAATGGACACATCCACTCGTTGATAGTGGGACCCGCCGACCAAGAATTCCTTTACCCGGCCATGGAGGCGAACGGGAGGATTCTCCGAATTCCCGCTGGAAAGGAAATCGTTGCTGCCTGTCCAGGAAAGGGAAATGGCCTCCTCCTGAACGGACAGACCAGTTCCACCGTCACCTGTCAAAAGGGGAAGCTATATTTTGGGAATTCG GTAATTAAATGGTCCGATCTAGGATGTGAAAGCAAACCTCGCCCGTCCGTGGAAAGAGTGTTGGCCTCCTGCGgaaaagcctcctcctcctcctcctccttgccgCTTCGAGGAACATCTTACAGCGTCGAGTGGCCTATCGCCGGGGACTTGGCCGTTCCTCAGATTAGCATCTGCTTCAACGAAGATACAGAAACTGCTCTCTATACCCACCACAAGATACACGGAAG GTACATTGCCGCCAAGACCGTGGACCCCGACCGCCCCGGGTTCAAGAAGGAGAAGATGTTCTCCGTCAGGATTGAAAACGTCTACGGCAAGGATATTCAGAAGTCGCTCTTCCTCGAGCTACTCGAGGATCGCAGTCACCTGACGGCGAAGAACGAGCACTACCTCGCCCGGGGCCACCTGGCCCCCGACTCAGACTTCGTCTTGGAACCCGAGCAGGACGCGACGTACTTCTACGCTAACGTCGTTCCCCAGTGGCAAGCCATCAACAATGGGAATTGGAAG TCTCTAGAGAACAGCGTTCGTGAACTTGCCGAAAACCGCGGACGGACACTCGAGGTGTGGACGGGAATCTACGACATCCTCCACTTGCCCAGTGCCAGCGGCGAATCCGTCGAGCTGTTCCTGGGGCTCTCCGAGAAACAGAGGCTTGTACCTGTTCCTGCTCTCATGTGGAAG GTCGTACACGACCCGGCCAGCAAGACAGCCATCGCAATCGTGGCCGTGAACGACGTCAAGGGATTAGGAACAGGTTCGAACCCTTCGATCGACTTGCACGAACCTCCCTGTACCGACCTGTGTTCCGAGGTTGCCTGGGTCGACTGGGACACGAGCGATCTCTCGTCCGGACTCACCTTCTGCTGCAGCGTCCCGGAGATCCGGAAGAAGATCCCAGTCGTTCCTAATCTGGGATCTGTCGGGATCCTGTATTCGTGA
- the LOC136847123 gene encoding uncharacterized protein isoform X2: MAGVRNLLVLCLFAVLLFSDVVDCKISEDCVIKYDSVVNGHIHSLIVGPADQEFLYPAMEANGRILRIPAGKEIVAACPGKGNGLLLNGQTSSTVTCQKGKLYFGNSVIKWSDLGCESKPRPSVERVLASCGKASSSSSSLPLRGTSYSVEWPIAGDLAVPQISICFNEDTETALYTHHKIHGRYIAAKTVDPDRPGFKKEKMFSVRIENVYGKDIQKSLFLELLEDRSHLTAKNEHYLARGHLAPDSDFVLEPEQDATYFYANVVPQWQAINNGNWKSLENSVRELAENRGRTLEVWTGIYDILHLPSASGESVELFLGLSEKQRLVPVPALMWKVVHDPASKTAIAIVAVNDVKGLGTGSNPSIDLHEPPCTDLCSEVAWVDWDTSDLSSGLTFCCSVPEIRKKIPVVPNLGSVGILYS, encoded by the exons ATGGCGGGAGTCCGGAATCTCCTCGTCTTGTGTCTATTCGCAGTTCTGTTGTTCAGCGACGTCGTCGATTGCAAGA TTTCAGAGGATTGCGTCATCAAGTACGACTCCGTAGTCAATGGACACATCCACTCGTTGATAGTGGGACCCGCCGACCAAGAATTCCTTTACCCGGCCATGGAGGCGAACGGGAGGATTCTCCGAATTCCCGCTGGAAAGGAAATCGTTGCTGCCTGTCCAGGAAAGGGAAATGGCCTCCTCCTGAACGGACAGACCAGTTCCACCGTCACCTGTCAAAAGGGGAAGCTATATTTTGGGAATTCG GTAATTAAATGGTCCGATCTAGGATGTGAAAGCAAACCTCGCCCGTCCGTGGAAAGAGTGTTGGCCTCCTGCGgaaaagcctcctcctcctcctcctccttgccgCTTCGAGGAACATCTTACAGCGTCGAGTGGCCTATCGCCGGGGACTTGGCCGTTCCTCAGATTAGCATCTGCTTCAACGAAGATACAGAAACTGCTCTCTATACCCACCACAAGATACACGGAAG GTACATTGCCGCCAAGACCGTGGACCCCGACCGCCCCGGGTTCAAGAAGGAGAAGATGTTCTCCGTCAGGATTGAAAACGTCTACGGCAAGGATATTCAGAAGTCGCTCTTCCTCGAGCTACTCGAGGATCGCAGTCACCTGACGGCGAAGAACGAGCACTACCTCGCCCGGGGCCACCTGGCCCCCGACTCAGACTTCGTCTTGGAACCCGAGCAGGACGCGACGTACTTCTACGCTAACGTCGTTCCCCAGTGGCAAGCCATCAACAATGGGAATTGGAAG TCTCTAGAGAACAGCGTTCGTGAACTTGCCGAAAACCGCGGACGGACACTCGAGGTGTGGACGGGAATCTACGACATCCTCCACTTGCCCAGTGCCAGCGGCGAATCCGTCGAGCTGTTCCTGGGGCTCTCCGAGAAACAGAGGCTTGTACCTGTTCCTGCTCTCATGTGGAAG GTCGTACACGACCCGGCCAGCAAGACAGCCATCGCAATCGTGGCCGTGAACGACGTCAAGGGATTAGGAACAGGTTCGAACCCTTCGATCGACTTGCACGAACCTCCCTGTACCGACCTGTGTTCCGAGGTTGCCTGGGTCGACTGGGACACGAGCGATCTCTCGTCCGGACTCACCTTCTGCTGCAGCGTCCCGGAGATCCGGAAGAAGATCCCAGTCGTTCCTAATCTGGGATCTGTCGGGATCCTGTATTCGTGA
- the LOC136847122 gene encoding uncharacterized protein isoform X2, whose amino-acid sequence MTAAGRSCERRVLPGIPSNSKCGDKMAALSVFIMATFFASFDSDCPVPKDCSQVLDVPNAHGIYKISPAERTDLGIMANCMNFGGDGGWTLVARQNSSNPDAYNETLLIKGFGVLPNESVNYFIGMHYLVAINQKSTLEPRPLVFLFVIEDGVKGTVVATYSDVTISNDTFKVTVGGKFFGDAGNCWKDLSSTALHPPDAKSECSVLKFPLSWAALTSIKKISLYVRPKEYDSGVACPVFPFDSHDFPNVKLVFPTDRLPMMNITYICPEQFVEQSNITETGNVTCVKDASSGSLSWNRELVFPCKLHCPTNFIATPNETHCLGFTESPETFGVHSASLRCRDMNASLNLLTVTDELTVVPKDKLFFTGHYVISPGNVTMDPSNLTYSCLNATECLDNSTGKCLMTTKDGYQMVDCANTTLMAMCRLPALCPPGYTRYRFLCYRLICETIPRSVSYYLEKCRSEGSAMAYPETKDVLDALLRMLAGMNSTASHIELGLNDITGDWGQGGLYKLDADMKGAVGMSSGGKNYRKLMVDPPGELQGRSYIEFLVGCGACQYLALADCWRDPLPPMENMARMWDGKKDLKTVTTYNCYPGYYMGGRLTSTSLMFTCLGQLGSWFSMFPLENCTPVNVCNQLPPPPHPEAVVTETNTSRFLNGTVSFKCPGNLATAAGLVVQNATCVGSPGMFSFSPATLEPCHEICAVMPTLTNATADWNSSAIYIKGSVIAGTCDPGYNFEPGQAEKNMTCLAEDQWDNLTCYEACVGDLPMAGSNMTADNITANELGSILYFTCDDGTYTSVNETYPVPMNATPVECSPEALWIPQGPLTCEELCLDDPPSGEPPFASDWNNVSRAYNTTVTITCVGLFLLGDLNKTKTIVCQDGQWTETALNETVCVVGTLDPPSTPVPGNIGAVMEGPSPPYLEGDQMNFTCMEGKLAPMGVTFYTVNFTADGWTKVDPGFICYNVSYDPPVINVTAGEPGILSLPPTPFFVGSVANYTCPGDSMTPDGLTFCELVYQPDGWSPVPKGFVCYNMTFLPPALPSFALGVGTLTGPDPPYHVGQKLAYKCFTGYVSTKLDAAGQVVHVTYVEFLGGDKWSPLDPQFICVVG is encoded by the exons GCCAATTGCATGAACTTCGGGGGCGACGGCGGCTGGACGCTCGTGGCTCGCCAAAACTCTTCCAACCCAGATGCCTACAACGAAACGTTGCTCATCAAAGGTTTCGGAGTCCTGCCCAACGAATCAGTGAACTATTTCATCG GAATGCATTACTTGGTAGCCATTAACCAAAAGAGCACCCTCGAACCCCGACCTCTCGTGTTTCTG TTTGTCATTGAGGACGGCGTGAAAGGCACTGTCGTAGCCACTTACTCAGATGTTACCATCAGCAACGATACCTTCAAAGTCACCGTGGGGGGAAAATTCTTTGGCGATGCAG gTAACTGCTGGAAGGATTTATCGTCCACTGCCCTACACCCACCTGACGCTAAATCAGAA tgctCAGTGTTGAAATTCCCGTTGTCCTGGGCTGCactgacaagcataaaaaaaatatcattgtacGTCCGTCCCAAGGAGTACGATTCAG GAGTCGCATGCCCTGTCTTCCCATTCGACAGCCACGACTTCCCCAATGTGAAGCTGGTTTTCCCGACGGATCGGCTGCCGATGATGAATATAACGTACATCTGCCCGGAGCAATTCGTGGAGCAGAGTAATATCACAGAGACGGGCAACGTCACCTGCGTGAAGGACGCGTCGTCTGGAAGTCTCAGCTGGAATCGTGAATTGGTGTTTCCGTGCAAGT TGCACTGCCCCACCAACTTCATCGCGACGCCCAATGAGACTCACTGCCTTGGCTTTACTGAAAGTCCGGAAACCTTCGGGGTGCACAGCGCCTCTTTGAG atGCAGAGACATGAACGCCAGCCTAAATCTGCTCACAGTCACGGACGAGCTGACGGTAGTCCCTAaggataaattatttttcacaggTCATTACGTCAT CTCTCCCGGCAACGTCACGATGGATCCGTCAAATCTAACTTACAGTTGCCTCAATGCCACAGAGTGCTTG GACAATTCAACCGGTAAATGCTTAATGACGACCAAGGATGGTTACCAGATGGTCGACTGTGCCAACACGACACTGATGGCCATGTGCAGACTTCCGG CTCTGTGTCCCCCGGGATACACGAGATACAGGTTCCTCTGCTATCGACTGATCTGCGAGACGATCCCTCGAAGTGTCTCCTACTACTTAGAAAAGTGTCGAAGCGAAGGCTCGGCGATGGCTTACCCAGAGACGAAGGACGTCTTGGATGCCTTACTCCGGATGCTTGCG GGCATGAATTCGACAGCGAGCCACATCGAACTGGGTCTCAACGACAT CACCGGCGACTGGGGGCAGGGAGGTCTGTACAAGCTAGACGCCGACATGAAGGGCGCCGTTGGCATGAGCAGCGGTGGGAAGAACTACAGGAAGCTGATGGTCGACCCTCCTGGTGAACTCCAAGGACGCTCCTATATAGAGTTTCTTGTGGGATGCGGTGCTTGCCAGTACCTTGCCCTGGCTG ATTGTTGGCGTGACCCCCTGCCGCCCATGGAGAACATGGCCAGGATGTGGGACGGCAAGAAGGACTTGAAAACTGTCACCACTTACAA CTGCTATCCTGGGTACTATATGGGCGGGCGCCTAACATCGACTTCTCTAATGTTCACGTGCCTCGGGCAGCTGGGCAGTTGGTTTTCCATGTTTCCCCTCGAGAACTGCACTCCAGTCAACG TCTGCAACCAACTGCCACCTCCCCCTCACCCCGAGGCCGTCGTCACGGAGACCAACACTTCTCGCTTCCTGAACGGCACAGTCAGCTTCAAGTGTCCTGGAAATCTGGCCACCGCCGCTGGACTGGTCGTCCAGAACGCGACCTGCGTCGGATCCCCTGgaatgttctctttctctcctgcgACTCTGGAACCCTGCCATG AAATCTGTGCGGTCATGCCCACTCTGACCAATGCCACAGCGGACTGGAACAGCTCAGCCATCTACATCAAAGGCAGCGTGATTGCTGGAACGTGCGATCCAGGATACAATTTCGAGCCTGGGCAGGCGGAGAAGAATATGACCTGCTTGGCCGAGGACCAGTGGGACAACTTGACCTGCTATGAGG cTTGCGTAGGTGATTTACCTATGGCCGGAAGTAACATGACCGCAGATAATATAACAGCGAATGAGTTGGGATCCATTCTTTATTTCACCTGCGACGATGGCACTTATACGTCTGTCAACGAA ACATATCCAGTCCCTATGAACGCAACTCCGGTGGAATGCAGCCCAGAAGCATTATGGATTCCGCAAGGCCCGTTGACTTGCGAAGAGT TATGTCTAGACGACCCTCCAAGTGGGGAGCCACCATTTGCTAGTGACTGGAACAACGTTAGCAGAGCTTACAACACGACG GTAACAATTACATGCGTGGGCCTGTTTCTTTTGGGTGATCTCAATAAAACCAAGACCATCGTCTGCCAAGATGGCCAGTGGACTGAAACGGCGCTGAATGAAACTGTATGTGTGGTCG GAACCTTAGACCCACCATCCACTCCAGTACCCGGGAACATCGGAGCTGTGATGGAAGGGCCCAGTCCACCATATCTTGAAGGCGATCAGATGAACTTCACTTGCATGGAAGGTAAACTAGCTCCAATGGGCGTGACCTTTTACACGGTTAACTTCACTGCAGATGGATGGACTAAGGTTGACCCGGGATTCATTTGCTACAATG tATCGTATGATCCTCCCGTCATAAACGTGACTGCAGGAGAGCCTGGAATCCTTAGCCTCCCTCCGACACCATTTTTCGTGGGAAGCGTTGCCAACTACACCTGCCCCGGGGACTCGATGACTCCCGATGGTTTAACTTTTTGCGAACTCGTCTACCAACCTGATGGTTGGTCCCCTGTGCCAAAGGGGTTTGTTTGCTATAACA TGACTTTCCTGCCCCCTGCTCTCCCTTCTTTCGCCTTGGGTGTGGGCACGCTGACCGGGCCAGACCCCCCTTATCACGTGGGCCAGAAACTGGCGTACAAGTGCTTCACCGGGTATGTCAGCACCAAGTTGGACGCAGCTGGTCAGGTGGTCCACGTGACTTACGTGGAATTCCTGGGAGGCGACAAATGGTCGCCCCTCGACCCGCAGTTTATCTGTGTTGTAG